In one Thermaerobacter sp. PB12/4term genomic region, the following are encoded:
- a CDS encoding ABC transporter ATP-binding protein: MVVLEVRGLEVTFPTPAGPARAVGGIDFDLYAGEVLGLVGESGSGKSVTALALMGLLPPGAQVRGEVLFNGQNLLAQPEAQWRRVRGQEMAMIFQEPMTSLNPVMTVGAQIAESLVLHGTPAGTARRRAVELLERVGIPEPERRARQYPHQLSGGMRQRVMIAMAMACRPRVLIADEPTTALDVTVQAQILDLMKTLQEETGTAILLITHDLGVVAEMCHRVAVMYAGRIVEKATVADLFDRPGHPYTEGLLQSLPLTAAPKTPLRAMAGAVPHPAHLPPGCAFAPRCPYAVDRCHREVPVLAGGVACHRATELELQGVVQGVVAGESGLGTPDGALSDGPLPEGALPGGAPPDGGAPDDGAASDGMEAEAAGNGSGPAGRWPAGAPAMLEAVEAPVTPARDGGGNG, encoded by the coding sequence ATGGTGGTTCTCGAAGTGCGCGGTCTGGAAGTGACCTTTCCCACCCCGGCCGGCCCCGCCCGGGCCGTCGGGGGGATCGACTTCGACCTCTACGCCGGCGAGGTCCTGGGGCTGGTGGGGGAGTCGGGCAGCGGCAAGAGCGTCACCGCCCTGGCCCTCATGGGCCTGCTGCCGCCGGGGGCCCAGGTGCGGGGCGAGGTCCTGTTCAACGGGCAGAACCTGCTCGCCCAGCCCGAGGCCCAGTGGCGAAGGGTGCGGGGCCAGGAGATGGCCATGATCTTCCAGGAGCCCATGACCTCCTTGAACCCCGTCATGACCGTGGGCGCGCAGATCGCTGAGTCCCTGGTCCTGCACGGCACGCCGGCCGGCACGGCCCGCCGCCGGGCGGTGGAGCTGCTGGAGCGGGTCGGCATCCCCGAGCCGGAACGGCGCGCGCGCCAGTACCCCCACCAGCTGTCCGGCGGCATGCGGCAGCGGGTGATGATCGCCATGGCCATGGCCTGCCGCCCGCGGGTGCTGATCGCCGACGAGCCGACGACGGCCCTCGACGTCACCGTCCAGGCGCAGATCCTCGACCTGATGAAGACCCTGCAGGAGGAGACGGGCACCGCCATCCTGCTCATCACCCACGACCTGGGCGTGGTGGCGGAGATGTGCCACCGGGTGGCGGTGATGTACGCCGGCCGGATCGTGGAGAAGGCGACGGTGGCCGACCTTTTCGACCGGCCGGGCCACCCCTACACCGAGGGGCTGCTGCAGTCGTTGCCCCTCACGGCGGCGCCCAAGACCCCCTTGCGGGCCATGGCGGGAGCGGTGCCGCATCCGGCCCATCTGCCGCCGGGCTGCGCCTTCGCGCCCCGCTGCCCGTATGCCGTCGACCGCTGCCACCGGGAGGTGCCCGTCCTGGCAGGCGGTGTCGCCTGCCACCGGGCCACCGAGCTGGAGTTGCAGGGTGTGGTGCAGGGCGTGGTGGCAGGGGAAAGCGGGCTGGGTACCCCTGACGGGGCTCTCTCCGACGGGCCTCTCCCCGAGGGGGCTCTTCCCGGTGGGGCGCCCCCCGATGGGGGTGCCCCCGATGATGGGGCTGCCTCCGATGGGATGGAGGCCGAGGCGGCGGGGAACGGTTCGGGCCCGGCGGGCCGGTGGCCGGCTGGCGCGCCGGCCATGCTCGAGGCCGTAGAGGCGCCGGTGACCCCGGCGCGGGACGGAGGTGGTAACGGATGA
- a CDS encoding ABC transporter permease: MTVSVPEPGPARRATPRAGAGPAGSPPPGGAAAGGLAPGEPGARAAAEALQPDAEGFVARVRRRPALLAAAAVLLLLYILVWALPPLLGLDPDATDPAASLAPPGPGHWLGTDELGRDMLARMLAGGRITLTVAALAAAIALGVGTLVGALAGFYRGWVETVLMRFVDAMMAIPSYFLIVAELAVFGDSPAVVVAVIGLNYWMPVARLVYAEFLKWREREFIEAEVALGASPARIIWRHLFPQVIPSLLALLSLTVGWAVLAESGLSYLGLGIQPPDASWGNMLKNAQVYMWTQPMLAVYPGAAILLTVLCFNVLGNGLRDVLDPRDA; this comes from the coding sequence ATGACCGTTTCGGTACCCGAGCCGGGCCCCGCCCGCCGTGCCACGCCGCGGGCCGGCGCCGGTCCCGCCGGATCGCCGCCACCGGGCGGCGCCGCCGCCGGCGGGCTGGCGCCCGGCGAGCCCGGTGCCCGCGCAGCCGCCGAGGCCCTGCAGCCCGACGCCGAGGGGTTCGTCGCCCGGGTCCGCCGCCGCCCTGCCCTGCTGGCCGCCGCCGCCGTGCTGCTTCTGCTCTACATCCTGGTGTGGGCCCTGCCGCCCCTTTTGGGCCTGGACCCCGACGCCACCGACCCGGCGGCCAGCCTGGCGCCGCCGGGCCCCGGTCACTGGCTGGGCACCGACGAGCTGGGCCGGGACATGCTGGCCCGCATGCTGGCCGGCGGCCGCATCACCTTGACCGTGGCCGCCCTGGCCGCCGCCATCGCCCTTGGCGTGGGCACCCTGGTGGGCGCCCTGGCCGGGTTCTACCGCGGTTGGGTCGAGACGGTGCTGATGCGCTTCGTCGATGCCATGATGGCGATCCCCTCCTATTTCCTGATCGTCGCCGAGCTGGCGGTGTTCGGGGATTCGCCCGCGGTGGTGGTGGCGGTCATCGGGCTGAACTACTGGATGCCCGTGGCGCGGCTGGTGTATGCCGAGTTCCTCAAGTGGCGGGAGCGGGAGTTCATCGAGGCGGAGGTGGCCCTTGGCGCCTCGCCGGCCCGGATCATCTGGCGGCACCTGTTCCCCCAGGTGATCCCGTCCCTGCTGGCCCTGCTGTCCCTGACGGTGGGGTGGGCGGTCCTGGCCGAGAGCGGCCTCAGCTACCTGGGCCTGGGCATCCAGCCGCCGGATGCCTCGTGGGGCAACATGCTCAAGAACGCCCAGGTCTACATGTGGACCCAGCCCATGCTGGCCGTGTATCCCGGCGCCGCCATCCTGCTCACCGTGCTCTGCTTCAACGTGCTGGGCAACGGGCTGCGGGACGTGCTGGACCCGCGCGATGCATAG
- a CDS encoding ABC transporter ATP-binding protein, whose translation MNLPKGAAAGAAPPDSRTRSASAPLAAPTGTPVTVPAHAPAPAPAHAPLAEPAHAPALRDEVLVRAVNLRKEFPLTGGLPGRRLTVRAVDGVSFAIRRGEVFSLVGESGCGKSTTGRLVLRLQEPTEGEVWFAGENLARLPAPRLRRLRRRMQIVFQDPFASLNPRMTVGELIGEPLLIHGLGSKADRQRRVGELLELVGLSPQHATRYPHHFSGGQRQRIGIARALASEPEFLVCDEAVSALDVSVRVQILNLLMELQQRLGLTYLFISHDLGVVRHISDRVGVMYLGKLVEVAPAAELFRRPLHPYTRALLAAIPRPHPLAPARERIELRGELPSPVNPPRGCRFHTRCPLATERCRAEEPALVEHAPGHWAACHYA comes from the coding sequence ATGAACCTGCCCAAGGGCGCTGCAGCCGGCGCCGCGCCCCCTGATTCCCGCACCCGGTCCGCTTCCGCGCCGCTCGCCGCACCGACCGGTACGCCGGTCACCGTACCGGCCCATGCACCGGCGCCCGCACCGGCTCATGCGCCGCTCGCCGAACCGGCCCATGCACCGGCCCTCCGGGATGAGGTCCTGGTCCGGGCCGTCAACCTGCGCAAGGAATTCCCCCTGACGGGCGGGCTTCCCGGCCGGCGGCTGACCGTCCGCGCCGTCGACGGGGTGAGCTTTGCGATCCGCCGGGGCGAGGTCTTCAGCCTCGTGGGCGAGTCGGGCTGCGGCAAGTCGACCACGGGGCGGCTGGTCCTGCGGCTGCAGGAGCCCACGGAGGGGGAGGTCTGGTTCGCGGGAGAGAACCTCGCCCGGCTGCCCGCGCCCCGGCTGCGGCGGCTCCGACGCCGGATGCAGATCGTCTTCCAGGACCCCTTCGCGTCCCTGAACCCGCGCATGACCGTGGGCGAGCTGATCGGCGAGCCGCTCTTGATCCACGGCCTGGGATCCAAGGCCGACCGCCAGCGCCGGGTAGGCGAGCTCCTGGAGCTGGTGGGCCTCAGCCCCCAGCACGCCACCCGTTACCCGCACCACTTCTCCGGCGGCCAGCGCCAGCGGATCGGCATCGCCCGGGCCCTGGCGTCGGAGCCCGAGTTCCTGGTGTGCGACGAAGCCGTCTCGGCTCTCGACGTGTCGGTGCGGGTCCAGATCCTCAACCTGCTGATGGAACTCCAGCAGCGCCTGGGCTTGACGTATCTCTTCATCTCCCACGACCTGGGCGTGGTGCGGCACATCAGCGACCGGGTGGGCGTCATGTACCTGGGCAAGCTGGTCGAGGTGGCCCCCGCCGCGGAGCTGTTCCGCCGGCCCCTGCACCCGTATACCCGGGCCCTCTTGGCGGCCATCCCGCGGCCCCACCCCCTGGCGCCGGCGCGGGAGCGGATCGAGCTGCGGGGCGAGCTGCCGAGCCCGGTGAACCCGCCCCGGGGTTGCCGGTTCCACACCCGCTGCCCCCTGGCCACCGAGCGCTGCCGTGCGGAGGAACCGGCCCTGGTCGAGCACGCCCCGGGCCACTGGGCGGCGTGCCACTACGCGTGA
- a CDS encoding ABC transporter permease — protein MASLRYAGRRLLQGLVVLWVITVVTFLLVNLAPGGPGAVMRMETTAEQREALMRQLGLDQPLPVRYVRWLGDALQGDFGQSMNSREPVMPLVLERLGNTAVLAAATLALSLAVGLALGVAAALRRGSWIDHAATLISTFGVSVPDFWFGILLIMALSVRWNLLPSGGMATVGAEFSLADRLVHLIMPSFVLMLVILPNILRFVRSSLLEVLHQDFIRTARAKGAGPARVILAHALRNAMIPVLTMLGLLIPALLGGSVIAESVFAWPGMGRLAVEAAMGRDYPVIMAVTVVAGVVVVITNLVVDLAYSLVDPRIRHAAG, from the coding sequence ATGGCATCCCTGCGCTACGCCGGCCGGCGCCTGCTGCAGGGGCTGGTGGTCCTGTGGGTGATCACCGTGGTGACCTTTCTTCTGGTCAACCTGGCCCCTGGCGGGCCTGGCGCCGTCATGCGCATGGAGACCACGGCCGAGCAGCGGGAGGCGCTGATGCGCCAGCTGGGCCTCGACCAGCCCCTGCCGGTCCGCTACGTGCGCTGGCTGGGGGACGCCCTGCAGGGCGACTTCGGCCAGTCCATGAACAGCCGCGAGCCGGTGATGCCCCTGGTGCTGGAGCGCCTGGGCAACACCGCGGTCCTGGCGGCCGCCACCCTGGCGCTCTCCCTCGCCGTGGGGCTGGCACTGGGCGTCGCCGCCGCCCTCCGCCGGGGATCGTGGATCGACCACGCCGCCACCCTGATCTCGACCTTCGGGGTGTCGGTGCCGGACTTCTGGTTCGGCATCCTGCTGATCATGGCCCTGTCGGTGCGGTGGAACCTGCTCCCCAGCGGCGGCATGGCCACGGTGGGCGCGGAGTTCTCCCTGGCCGACCGGCTGGTGCACCTCATCATGCCGTCCTTCGTCCTGATGCTGGTGATCCTGCCCAACATCCTGCGCTTCGTGCGGTCGTCGCTGCTGGAGGTCCTGCACCAGGACTTCATCCGCACGGCGCGGGCCAAGGGCGCGGGGCCGGCCCGGGTGATCCTGGCCCACGCCCTGCGCAACGCGATGATCCCGGTGCTGACCATGCTGGGCCTGCTGATCCCCGCCCTGCTGGGCGGCTCGGTGATCGCCGAGAGCGTGTTCGCCTGGCCCGGCATGGGCCGGCTGGCGGTGGAGGCGGCCATGGGCCGGGACTACCCGGTGATCATGGCGGTGACGGTGGTGGCGGGCGTGGTGGTCGTGATCACCAACCTGGTGGTCGACCTGGCCTACTCCCTGGTCGATCCGCGCATCCGCCACGCCGCCGGGTAA